In one Burkholderiales bacterium GJ-E10 genomic region, the following are encoded:
- a CDS encoding transcriptional regulator (MarR family) has translation MTQPDNPRPLPPVRPGHYRGESYRIEESVGFLMKQVVEMLSRAMDERMEEYSLTDAQWRPLLMLQRHTSETATGLARNVGCDAGAVTRMIDRLEDKGLVRRVRNADDRRIQNIELTDDGKKAVAVVPYVISDVLNAHLADLSDAEVEQLKSLLKRILACGQQSHDGR, from the coding sequence ATGACGCAACCCGACAACCCCCGGCCGCTGCCCCCCGTGCGGCCCGGCCATTACCGCGGCGAGTCGTACCGCATCGAAGAAAGCGTCGGCTTCCTGATGAAGCAGGTGGTCGAGATGCTGTCGCGCGCCATGGACGAGCGCATGGAGGAATACAGCCTCACCGATGCGCAATGGCGGCCCTTGCTCATGCTGCAGCGCCACACCTCCGAAACGGCGACCGGACTCGCACGCAACGTGGGCTGCGACGCCGGCGCCGTCACCCGGATGATCGACCGCCTCGAAGACAAAGGCTTGGTGCGACGCGTGCGCAATGCGGACGACCGGCGCATCCAGAACATCGAACTGACCGACGACGGGAAAAAGGCCGTTGCGGTGGTACCGTACGTGATCTCGGATGTCCTCAACGCCCATCTTGCGGACCTTTCCGACGCGGAAGTCGAACAGCTCAAAAGCCTGCTCAAGCGCATCCTCGCCTGTGGACAGCAATCCCATGACGGCCGATAA
- a CDS encoding EmrB/QacA subfamily drug resistance transporter: MSAAANNGPPGGRALLPPLHGTKLAVGTIALSLATFMNVLDTSIANVSIPAIAGDTGVSPDEGTWVITSFAVSSAISVPLTGWLAQRFGQVRIFLAATLAFTLASFLCGLAPNLQVLIAFRVMQGAVAGPMIPMSQALLLSSYPPERAGSAMAMWAMTTLVAPIVGPPLGGWISDNLSWPWIFYINVPVGIISATLTASIYRHRESAIRKRPIDFVGLILLVLWVGSMQMMLDKGRELDWFSSPVIITLCATAIVSLILFLIWELTEAHPIVDLALFRIRNFAVGTSALALAYGLFFGNVILIPLWLQQYMGYTATQAGLALAPVGVLALALSPWVGRNVSRFDPRLLASVSFIVFAYVMLMRSWFSTDADWDTVILPAVIQGIAVSFMFIPTTTILLSGLPPERIPAATGLSNFFRMSAGAFGTSITTTWWDDRARLHHARLSEGISDFSTPTNLAIGQLHAGGFTKTQALGIINRMIDVQSYTLGADELFYGAAAAFVVLVAVVWLAKPGTIGAKVTVSDGH; this comes from the coding sequence ATGAGCGCCGCCGCAAACAACGGCCCTCCCGGCGGCCGCGCGCTGCTGCCGCCGCTGCACGGCACCAAGCTGGCGGTGGGCACCATCGCGCTCTCGCTCGCGACGTTCATGAACGTCCTCGACACCTCGATCGCCAACGTCTCGATCCCCGCGATTGCGGGCGACACGGGAGTGAGCCCGGACGAAGGCACCTGGGTCATCACCTCCTTTGCGGTGTCCAGCGCGATCTCGGTCCCGCTCACCGGCTGGCTGGCGCAGCGCTTCGGCCAGGTACGCATCTTTCTCGCCGCCACGCTCGCCTTCACGCTGGCATCGTTTCTCTGCGGCCTTGCGCCCAACCTGCAGGTGCTGATCGCATTCCGGGTCATGCAGGGCGCGGTCGCGGGTCCGATGATCCCGATGTCGCAGGCGCTCCTCCTGTCGAGCTACCCGCCGGAACGCGCCGGCTCGGCCATGGCGATGTGGGCGATGACCACGCTGGTCGCCCCGATCGTCGGGCCGCCGCTGGGCGGCTGGATCTCCGACAACCTGTCCTGGCCCTGGATCTTCTATATCAACGTGCCCGTGGGGATCATCTCGGCCACGCTCACGGCAAGCATCTACCGCCATCGCGAATCGGCGATCCGCAAGCGGCCGATCGATTTCGTGGGGCTCATCCTGCTCGTGCTCTGGGTCGGATCGATGCAGATGATGCTGGACAAGGGCCGGGAACTGGACTGGTTCTCCTCGCCGGTGATCATCACCCTCTGCGCCACCGCGATCGTTTCCCTCATCCTGTTCCTGATCTGGGAACTGACCGAGGCGCACCCGATCGTCGATCTTGCGCTGTTCCGCATCCGGAATTTCGCGGTCGGCACTTCCGCGCTGGCGCTGGCCTACGGACTGTTCTTCGGCAACGTGATCCTGATCCCGCTCTGGCTGCAGCAGTACATGGGTTACACGGCGACCCAGGCGGGTCTTGCCCTGGCGCCGGTGGGCGTGCTGGCGCTCGCGCTGTCGCCGTGGGTCGGGCGCAATGTCAGCCGATTCGATCCGCGCCTGCTCGCATCGGTCTCCTTCATCGTGTTCGCCTATGTGATGCTGATGCGCTCGTGGTTCTCGACCGATGCCGATTGGGATACCGTGATCCTGCCGGCGGTGATCCAGGGCATCGCGGTCTCCTTCATGTTCATCCCGACGACGACCATCCTGCTCTCGGGCCTGCCGCCGGAACGCATCCCGGCGGCGACGGGTCTGTCGAATTTCTTCCGCATGAGCGCGGGAGCGTTCGGAACCTCGATCACGACGACCTGGTGGGACGACCGCGCGCGCCTGCACCACGCGCGGCTTTCCGAGGGCATCAGCGACTTTAGTACGCCGACCAACCTGGCGATCGGCCAGTTGCACGCCGGAGGATTCACCAAGACCCAGGCGCTCGGGATCATCAACCGGATGATCGACGTGCAGTCGTACACGCTGGGCGCCGACGAACTGTTCTACGGGGCGGCCGCAGCGTTCGTGGTGCTGGTGGCCGTCGTCTGGCTGGCCAAGCCCGGGACCATCGGGGCGAAGGTGACGGTGAGCGACGGGCACTGA
- a CDS encoding twitching motility protein, translated as MDRDQAIRFTHDLLRLLLQKKGSDLFLTAEFPPAFKIDGRVVPVSNQPLTAQHTAELVRAIMNDRQASEFEASKECNFAINPTGIGRFRVSAFVQQGRVGIVLRTIADSIPTVEGLSLPPLINDLAMTKRGIVMVVGATGSGKSSTLAAMVGYRNEHSQGHIITIEDPIEFVHPHRNCIVTQREVGVDCNDWHVALKNTLRQAPDVILIGEVRDRTTMEHAIEFAETGHLVMCTLHANNTNQALDRVVNFFPEDRRPQLLMDLSLNLRAMISQRLLPLKDRKGRVPAVEVLLNSPLVSDLIFKGDVHEIREVMKRSRDQGMQTFDQALFDLHESETISYEDALRNADSVNDLRLQIKLNSKLFGGMATINRGIEHLGLSS; from the coding sequence ATGGATCGCGACCAAGCCATACGGTTCACCCACGACCTGCTTCGACTGCTGCTCCAGAAGAAGGGGTCCGACCTGTTCCTGACCGCCGAATTCCCGCCGGCGTTCAAGATCGACGGACGGGTGGTTCCGGTGTCGAATCAGCCGCTCACCGCCCAGCACACGGCCGAACTCGTGCGTGCGATCATGAACGACCGGCAGGCGTCGGAGTTCGAAGCGAGCAAGGAATGCAATTTCGCCATCAATCCGACCGGGATCGGGCGGTTTCGCGTTTCGGCGTTCGTCCAGCAGGGCCGGGTGGGAATCGTGCTGCGCACCATTGCGGATTCGATCCCCACGGTGGAAGGCCTGAGCCTGCCGCCGCTCATCAACGATCTGGCGATGACCAAGCGCGGCATCGTGATGGTCGTCGGCGCCACCGGGTCGGGCAAATCCTCGACGCTGGCGGCGATGGTGGGCTACCGCAACGAGCACAGCCAGGGACACATCATCACCATCGAAGACCCGATCGAGTTCGTCCATCCGCATCGCAACTGCATCGTGACGCAGCGCGAGGTCGGCGTCGATTGCAATGACTGGCACGTGGCGCTGAAGAACACCCTGCGCCAGGCCCCCGACGTGATCCTGATCGGCGAGGTCCGGGACCGCACCACGATGGAGCATGCGATCGAATTCGCCGAGACCGGCCATCTGGTGATGTGCACCCTGCATGCCAACAATACCAACCAGGCGCTCGACCGGGTGGTCAACTTTTTCCCCGAGGACCGCCGGCCGCAATTGCTGATGGACCTGTCGTTGAATCTGCGCGCGATGATCTCGCAGCGCCTGCTGCCACTGAAGGATCGCAAGGGGCGGGTTCCGGCGGTGGAAGTGCTGCTGAATTCGCCGCTCGTTTCCGACCTCATCTTCAAGGGCGACGTCCACGAGATCCGGGAGGTGATGAAGCGCTCCCGCGACCAGGGAATGCAGACCTTCGACCAGGCGCTCTTCGATCTGCACGAGTCGGAAACGATCTCCTACGAAGACGCCCTGCGCAACGCCGACTCGGTCAACGACCTGCGACTGCAGATCAAGCTCAACTCCAAACTCTTCGGCGGCATGGCCACCATCAACCGCGGAATCGAGCACCTCGGGCTGAGCAGTTAG
- a CDS encoding efflux pump membrane protein, with translation MGTETPASAAPSSPQPEPTAPAAAPFRRPALLIALSVFVLVAIGAAAYWFFIGRNYEDTDDAYVDGRVITITPQVAGTVVTVGADTNDTVRAGQLLVRLDPADTRVALAAREAELAQAVRRTRSRFADNGALRAQVALRTAQLARAQDDLHRRNAVRGTGAISQEDLRHAELAVATARAALENAREQLRANLAYTRGTQVKTHPDVLAAAARVRAAYLDWKRARILAPVAGQIARRNVQVGQRVAPGTPIMALVPMRNLWVDANFKEVQITRMRIGQPVRLVADLYGSHVRYHGRIIGFAAGTGAAFALLPAQNATGNWIKVVQRVPVRIAIDPDELRAHPLRVGLSVRATVDVRDDRGPLISLHNPAALDDRTDVYAGVLHEADVLVTKIITENLVSR, from the coding sequence ATGGGAACGGAAACTCCAGCATCCGCCGCGCCATCCTCCCCCCAACCGGAGCCGACCGCCCCGGCGGCGGCGCCGTTTCGCCGGCCGGCGCTGCTCATCGCACTGTCGGTCTTCGTCCTCGTGGCCATCGGCGCCGCCGCATACTGGTTCTTCATCGGCCGGAACTATGAGGACACCGATGATGCATATGTGGACGGCCGGGTCATCACGATCACGCCGCAGGTCGCGGGCACGGTCGTCACCGTGGGCGCGGACACCAACGATACGGTCCGCGCCGGCCAACTGCTCGTCCGGCTCGACCCGGCGGACACGCGCGTGGCCTTGGCCGCGCGCGAAGCGGAGTTGGCCCAGGCGGTGCGGCGCACGCGGTCGCGCTTCGCCGACAACGGCGCGCTGCGCGCCCAAGTCGCCTTGCGCACGGCTCAGCTCGCGCGCGCCCAGGACGACCTGCACCGGCGCAACGCAGTGCGCGGCACCGGCGCCATCTCGCAGGAGGATCTGCGCCACGCCGAACTGGCCGTTGCCACCGCGCGTGCCGCGCTCGAGAATGCCCGCGAGCAGCTGCGGGCCAATCTGGCGTACACGCGGGGGACGCAGGTGAAGACGCATCCCGACGTCCTCGCCGCCGCCGCGCGGGTGCGCGCGGCCTATCTCGACTGGAAGCGGGCGCGGATTCTCGCCCCGGTCGCGGGGCAGATCGCGCGGCGCAACGTCCAGGTCGGACAGCGCGTCGCTCCCGGAACGCCGATCATGGCCTTGGTCCCGATGCGCAATCTCTGGGTCGACGCCAACTTCAAGGAGGTGCAGATCACGCGCATGCGCATCGGACAGCCGGTGCGGCTGGTCGCCGATCTCTACGGCAGCCACGTGCGGTACCACGGACGGATCATCGGCTTTGCCGCCGGAACCGGCGCGGCCTTCGCCCTGCTCCCGGCGCAGAACGCCACGGGAAACTGGATCAAGGTCGTACAGCGCGTGCCGGTGCGCATTGCGATCGACCCGGATGAACTGCGCGCGCATCCGCTGCGCGTCGGTCTGTCGGTGCGCGCGACCGTGGACGTGCGCGACGACCGCGGTCCGCTGATCTCGCTGCACAACCCGGCGGCCCTCGACGACCGCACCGACGTCTATGCCGGCGTGCTGCACGAAGCCGACGTCCTGGTCACGAAGATCATCACCGAGAACCTCGTCAGCCGATGA
- a CDS encoding pyrroline-5-carboxylate reductase, producing MKIGFIGGGNMAAALIGGLRKQGISGSAIRVVERDGTRRDVLATEFGVAATDTPDRDLLGAAVLILAVKPGQIREVCEALDAPAPGRLLVSIAAGIPSASIARWARTESVVRAMPNTPALIGEGITGAFAREGVTAQQREAATRILQAVGDAVWFGDEAMLDTVTAISGSGPAYVFYFLEALQDAAQRMGMDATQARHFAVRTCTGAARLAAQSPESLATLRERVTSKGGTTAAALAQFAQSGLHEAIVAGALAAQARSRELARELPGS from the coding sequence ATGAAGATTGGATTCATCGGCGGCGGCAACATGGCGGCGGCCCTGATCGGCGGCCTGCGCAAGCAGGGAATTTCCGGTTCGGCGATCCGCGTCGTGGAACGCGATGGCACGCGGCGGGATGTGCTTGCAACGGAATTCGGCGTTGCGGCCACCGACACCCCTGACCGGGACCTACTCGGCGCCGCGGTACTCATTCTGGCAGTCAAGCCCGGACAGATCCGCGAAGTCTGCGAAGCGCTCGATGCGCCCGCCCCCGGCCGGCTCCTCGTTTCGATCGCGGCGGGCATTCCCAGCGCATCGATCGCACGCTGGGCCCGCACCGAGTCGGTCGTACGGGCGATGCCCAACACGCCGGCACTGATCGGCGAGGGAATCACGGGCGCCTTCGCGCGCGAGGGCGTGACCGCGCAGCAACGGGAGGCCGCCACGCGGATCCTGCAAGCCGTCGGAGATGCGGTCTGGTTTGGCGACGAAGCCATGCTCGACACGGTTACCGCCATTTCGGGCAGCGGCCCGGCGTACGTGTTCTATTTCCTCGAAGCGCTGCAGGACGCCGCGCAGCGCATGGGGATGGATGCGACCCAGGCGCGCCATTTCGCCGTCCGGACCTGCACCGGCGCCGCCCGGCTCGCCGCGCAATCGCCGGAGAGTCTCGCCACCCTGCGCGAGCGGGTCACCTCGAAGGGCGGCACGACCGCGGCCGCGCTCGCGCAGTTTGCGCAGTCCGGCCTCCATGAGGCGATCGTCGCGGGCGCGCTCGCGGCCCAGGCGCGGAGCCGCGAACTGGCCCGGGAACTCCCCGGCAGTTGA
- a CDS encoding PpiC-type peptidyl-prolyl cis-trans isomerase (Precursor): protein MITAAAAAAMLALAGTASAQHHNDQNMGSAASASADKTVAFVNGRPIKRSEIDLIVRELHQPDTPRLRAGIRDKLIELDVLMQEARHRRITDREGVRFQADNAARSVYIQALLRDEIAKHKPTEAQIQAEYDREVKLAGDKEYKVHHILVKTEQQAQDIIAELNKGASFSALAKKDSLDPGSASNGGALGWAPAAAYVRPFADAVTGLHKGQVSQTPVHTQFGWHVIRLDDERPIHNPSLDEVKSHIVQALEQREAQQFIASLKQKASVKIVSANP, encoded by the coding sequence GTGATCACCGCTGCTGCCGCTGCCGCGATGCTGGCCCTGGCCGGTACCGCGTCCGCACAGCACCACAACGACCAGAACATGGGCAGCGCCGCGTCGGCGAGCGCCGACAAGACCGTGGCCTTCGTCAACGGCCGTCCGATCAAGCGCTCGGAAATCGACCTGATCGTCCGCGAACTGCATCAGCCCGACACGCCCCGGCTGCGCGCGGGCATCCGCGACAAGCTCATCGAGTTGGACGTCCTGATGCAGGAAGCCCGCCACCGCCGCATCACCGACCGCGAAGGCGTCCGTTTCCAGGCTGACAACGCGGCGCGTTCGGTGTACATCCAGGCCCTGCTGCGCGACGAGATCGCCAAGCACAAGCCGACCGAAGCCCAGATCCAGGCCGAATACGACCGGGAAGTCAAGCTTGCGGGCGACAAGGAATACAAGGTCCACCACATCCTGGTGAAGACCGAGCAGCAGGCCCAGGACATCATCGCCGAGCTCAACAAGGGCGCGAGCTTCAGCGCGCTGGCGAAGAAGGACAGCCTGGATCCGGGATCGGCCTCCAACGGCGGCGCCCTGGGCTGGGCGCCGGCGGCGGCCTACGTCCGCCCGTTCGCCGATGCCGTGACCGGGCTGCATAAGGGTCAGGTCAGCCAGACCCCGGTGCACACCCAGTTCGGCTGGCACGTGATCCGTCTGGACGACGAGCGCCCGATCCACAACCCGTCGCTGGACGAGGTCAAGTCGCACATCGTGCAGGCGCTGGAGCAGCGCGAGGCGCAACAGTTCATCGCCTCGCTGAAGCAGAAGGCGTCGGTCAAGATCGTCTCCGCCAATCCCTGA
- a CDS encoding twitching mobility protein, whose amino-acid sequence MDISELLAFSVKNKASDLHLSAGLPPMIRVHGDVRRINLPPLDHEEVHGMVYDIMSDSQRKQYDEHLECDFSFEIGGLARFRVNVFNQDRGAAAVIRTIPSRVLTLEELHAPRVFADFASKPRGLVLVTGPTGSGKSTTLAAMVDHVNNTSYGHVLTIEDPIEFVHEPRKCVINQREVGAHTLSFSNALRSALREDPDVILVGELRDLETIRLALTAAETGHLVFGTLHTSSAAKTIDRIVDVFPAAEKEMVRAMLSESLVAVISQVLIKLKDGSGRMAAHEIMVGTPAIRNLIRESKIAQMYSMIQTGSQFGMQTLDQCMIDLVRRNVVSAADARSYAKSPENFAG is encoded by the coding sequence ATGGATATTTCCGAACTCCTCGCGTTTTCCGTCAAGAACAAGGCGTCGGACTTGCATCTGTCCGCAGGGCTGCCGCCGATGATCCGCGTGCATGGCGACGTGCGTCGCATCAACCTGCCGCCGCTCGATCATGAGGAAGTGCACGGCATGGTGTACGACATCATGAGCGATTCCCAGCGCAAGCAGTACGACGAACACCTCGAGTGCGATTTCTCGTTCGAAATCGGGGGGTTGGCGCGCTTTCGGGTCAACGTGTTCAACCAGGATCGCGGTGCCGCGGCGGTCATCCGGACGATTCCGTCGCGGGTGCTGACCCTGGAAGAATTGCATGCCCCGCGGGTCTTCGCGGACTTTGCGTCCAAACCGCGCGGACTGGTGCTGGTTACCGGGCCGACCGGGTCGGGAAAGTCCACCACCCTCGCGGCGATGGTCGATCACGTCAACAACACCTCGTACGGCCATGTGCTGACGATCGAGGATCCGATCGAATTCGTGCATGAACCACGCAAGTGCGTGATCAACCAGCGCGAGGTCGGAGCGCACACCCTGTCGTTTTCCAACGCCCTGCGATCGGCGCTGCGCGAAGACCCGGACGTGATCCTGGTCGGGGAACTGCGCGACCTGGAAACGATCCGCCTTGCCCTGACGGCGGCGGAAACCGGGCATCTGGTGTTCGGGACCCTGCACACCTCGTCGGCGGCCAAGACCATCGACCGGATCGTCGACGTGTTCCCGGCCGCCGAAAAGGAGATGGTCCGGGCGATGCTGTCCGAATCGCTGGTGGCCGTTATCTCCCAGGTCCTCATCAAGCTCAAGGACGGCAGCGGGCGCATGGCGGCGCACGAAATCATGGTCGGCACCCCGGCGATCCGCAACCTGATCCGCGAAAGCAAGATCGCCCAAATGTATTCGATGATCCAGACGGGCAGCCAGTTCGGCATGCAGACCCTGGATCAGTGCATGATCGACCTGGTGCGGCGCAATGTCGTGAGCGCGGCCGACGCGCGCTCCTACGCCAAGAGTCCGGAGAATTTCGCGGGCTGA
- a CDS encoding XRE family transcriptional regulator → MERSTRTISAKPDAATVLSKAVTRAARYLGISQTQLAKILGVSAPTVSRLFSGQYRLDQQRKEWEFALLFVRAFRSLDSIIGDENAARAWIKSENRGLGGRPVDLVSHTEGLVRVVQYLDASRGRV, encoded by the coding sequence ATGGAACGATCGACACGGACCATCTCGGCAAAGCCGGATGCCGCGACTGTTTTGAGCAAGGCGGTGACGCGCGCTGCCCGATATCTCGGCATCTCGCAAACGCAGCTTGCCAAGATTCTTGGCGTGAGCGCGCCGACCGTTTCACGCCTCTTCAGCGGGCAGTACCGGCTGGACCAGCAGCGCAAGGAATGGGAATTTGCGCTTCTGTTTGTTCGCGCATTCCGATCGCTTGACTCGATCATCGGCGACGAGAACGCCGCACGCGCATGGATCAAGAGCGAAAACCGTGGCTTGGGCGGTCGCCCCGTCGACCTGGTGAGCCACACGGAAGGATTGGTTCGTGTCGTCCAGTACCTGGACGCGAGCCGTGGTCGCGTCTAG
- a CDS encoding YggS family pyridoxal phosphate enzyme translates to MEPSDPSTLALRLDAVCARIRTAERAAGRPPGSVTLIAVSKTFPAEAVAAAASAGQTAFGESYVQEAVDKIARLRSMPGTGPLQWHYIGPIQSNKTRPIAEHFDWVQSVDRIRVAQRLAAQRPADRAPLQTLIEVNISGEASKSGVAPSEVTGLAQEIVRLPGLRLRGLMAIPAPGLPPAAQRAAFGRLRALQEALRTALDGPSAAGIDTLSMGMSADFETAIAEGATMVRIGTAIFGERA, encoded by the coding sequence TTGGAGCCTTCGGACCCGTCTACGCTGGCGCTTCGTCTCGATGCGGTATGCGCGCGCATCCGGACGGCGGAACGGGCCGCGGGCCGCCCCCCCGGCTCGGTCACCCTGATCGCCGTGAGCAAGACCTTCCCGGCGGAGGCCGTTGCGGCCGCGGCGAGCGCCGGCCAGACGGCATTCGGCGAAAGCTACGTGCAGGAGGCCGTCGACAAGATCGCCCGGCTGCGATCGATGCCCGGGACCGGGCCGCTGCAATGGCACTACATCGGACCGATCCAGAGCAACAAGACCCGACCGATCGCCGAACACTTCGACTGGGTCCAGTCGGTCGACCGGATCCGAGTCGCGCAACGGCTGGCGGCGCAACGCCCCGCGGATCGCGCGCCGCTCCAGACCCTGATCGAGGTCAACATCAGCGGCGAGGCCAGCAAGAGCGGCGTCGCCCCGTCGGAAGTCACCGGGCTGGCACAGGAAATCGTCCGCCTGCCGGGCCTTCGTCTGCGCGGCCTGATGGCGATTCCGGCGCCGGGCCTGCCACCGGCCGCGCAACGCGCGGCATTCGGCCGGTTGCGCGCCCTGCAGGAGGCGCTGCGGACGGCGCTGGACGGCCCGTCTGCGGCCGGCATCGACACGCTATCCATGGGCATGTCGGCCGACTTTGAAACCGCCATTGCGGAAGGCGCAACCATGGTGCGCATCGGTACCGCGATTTTTGGGGAACGAGCATGA
- a CDS encoding RND efflux system, outer membrane lipoprotein, NodT family (Precursor), with protein MTADKNVARPHFRLLSPAILAALLVVGGCASTHAIAPKETLPTAASVAKRLDLRPTPAASLPSPRWWTRYGDSQLTHWIDLGLADSPDLHMAQARLAQARAEIASANAASRPTLAVDGNSIAQRFSSTGIFPPPFGGMIHTVNTLGLDSAWDFDFSGHIADQVDAARWRAQAQAARRDLARAQLAAGIAHAYFTLAREQAARRILLETEQARRYTLRLVKLRLRAGLDTQVQRHLATVPVPVIREEIAQADERIALARHALAVLAGQAPQAADHVEAHLPAGPALNPPAALPFDLLSRRPDIAAAQARARAALRDVDAARAAFYPDVSLSAMVGINSMTTQSFLEYASRIWQVGPAIHLPIFEGGALRANLRASSADADAAIDDYNATVLGAAREVADTLTSIGSVRQQREQQAQATKNARAAYELARIRFRAGLGDRLAVLSAQEAVLRQRSAALDLRSRAAALDVTLALALGGGY; from the coding sequence ATGACGGCCGATAAGAACGTTGCGCGGCCGCACTTCCGCCTTCTGTCTCCGGCGATCCTTGCCGCGCTGCTGGTGGTCGGCGGCTGCGCATCGACCCACGCCATCGCGCCGAAGGAAACCCTGCCGACGGCGGCGAGCGTCGCGAAACGCCTCGATCTGCGACCCACCCCGGCCGCATCCTTGCCGTCGCCGCGCTGGTGGACACGCTACGGCGATTCCCAGCTCACGCACTGGATCGACCTCGGCTTGGCGGACAGCCCCGATCTGCACATGGCCCAGGCGCGCCTCGCGCAAGCGCGTGCGGAAATCGCCTCGGCCAACGCGGCATCCAGGCCGACGCTCGCCGTCGACGGCAACAGCATTGCGCAGCGCTTTTCGTCGACGGGGATTTTCCCGCCCCCCTTCGGCGGCATGATCCACACCGTCAATACGCTGGGGCTCGACTCGGCCTGGGATTTCGATTTTTCCGGCCACATCGCCGACCAGGTGGACGCGGCACGCTGGCGCGCCCAGGCGCAGGCGGCCCGCCGCGACCTGGCCCGCGCGCAACTCGCCGCCGGCATCGCCCATGCCTACTTCACCCTCGCCCGCGAACAGGCGGCGCGGCGCATCCTGCTCGAGACCGAACAAGCGCGCCGGTACACCCTTCGGCTCGTCAAACTGCGGTTGCGCGCCGGTCTCGACACCCAGGTCCAACGGCACCTGGCGACGGTGCCGGTCCCGGTCATCCGGGAAGAGATCGCACAGGCCGATGAACGGATCGCCCTCGCCCGCCACGCACTGGCCGTGCTGGCGGGCCAGGCGCCCCAGGCTGCCGATCACGTCGAGGCCCACCTGCCCGCCGGGCCGGCGCTGAATCCGCCCGCCGCGCTCCCGTTCGATCTGCTGTCCCGGCGACCCGACATCGCGGCGGCGCAGGCGCGGGCGCGCGCGGCGCTGCGCGACGTCGATGCGGCAAGGGCGGCGTTCTACCCGGACGTCAGCCTGAGCGCAATGGTGGGGATCAACTCGATGACGACCCAAAGTTTCCTCGAATATGCCAGCCGGATCTGGCAGGTCGGCCCGGCGATCCACCTGCCGATCTTCGAAGGTGGGGCGCTGCGCGCGAACCTTCGGGCCAGCAGTGCGGACGCCGACGCCGCGATCGACGACTACAACGCCACCGTGCTGGGCGCCGCGCGCGAAGTCGCCGACACCCTGACGTCGATCGGCTCGGTACGCCAGCAACGCGAACAGCAAGCCCAGGCCACGAAGAACGCGCGCGCGGCCTACGAGCTTGCCCGCATCCGCTTCCGCGCCGGCCTCGGCGATCGCCTTGCCGTGCTGAGCGCGCAGGAGGCCGTGCTCCGGCAGCGCAGCGCCGCGCTCGATCTGCGGTCGCGCGCGGCCGCGCTGGACGTCACCCTCGCCCTTGCGTTGGGCGGGGGCTATTAA